One genomic region from Prunus persica cultivar Lovell chromosome G3, Prunus_persica_NCBIv2, whole genome shotgun sequence encodes:
- the LOC109948065 gene encoding uncharacterized protein LOC109948065 produces the protein MTVKFMEYLSAGISVDKFDPLKIKYYRLKLAIEGYASTILRKNGQLSELISELQPLFNGTGEQSEGDFYAIASQVRRLAAVVRQLDSSLQRAVLKGNDSQIARFDITNNANSYLGGIGLWLHVVEDLVYVTSVV, from the exons ATGACCGTCAAATTCATGGAGTATCTCAGTGCTGGGATTTCGGTAGATAAATTTGACCCTTTGAAGATCAAATATTACCGACTGAAGCTTGCAATTGAGG GGTATGCTAGCACCATCCTGCGTAAGAATGGTCAATTATCTGAATTGATCAGTGAACTTCAG CCTTTGTTCAATGGAACCGGAGAACAATCAGAAGGTGACTTTTATGCGATCGCATCACAG GTGCGCCGACTGGCAGCTGTGGTCCGGCAACTAGACTCGTCACTACAGAGAGCCGTCCTGAAGGGGAATGATAGCCAAATTGCAAG gttTGACATCACTAATAATGCCAACAGCTACCTTGGGGGCATTGGGTTATGGTTACATGTGGTGGAAG ATCTTGTGTATGTGACAAGCGTAGTATGA
- the LOC109948063 gene encoding uncharacterized protein LOC109948063 encodes MRLGGESEPTRQHYWSQMGEQNRYNAAGVNDEEAYLDNGFSRSDWNPKITVGQIFSSKKALLTELRLTALRGHFEFKVQFSCTKRLLVVCCQRPCPWRVRASRIGEYSFMIVRCTTVHECDLRFVSDKHRQAIAALVATSLKRKLKDSRTIYTPSDIMRDVKHNFGCTIHYSKAWKARELALLSIRGSAEEAYYILPAYCYELERMNLGTKTHIQTDENNHFVYLFMAVGACIRGFRSSMRPVIAVDATHLKSKYKGVMFVANAFDGTRNIYPLAFGIGDLETDASWHWFFTKLHEAIGECPNLVIISDRNVSIENVWNKIFPIAQHGICFYHMKGNMKRTCKLKKRDHILMHFEQAAKSYSIAEFDCHFRKIKRKEHVAQYLEEAGLHKWSRAHMDGRRYNVMTTNIAESINSVLRFARMLPVVHLIGEIVNLLVKWFTERRELALNCTTTLCPNFGEKKLRNRLEDAARMNVVKVNNAQFNVLDGDMDGLVDLTNNSCSCRKFQLEQLPCKHVVAVCCFLKVNVYAKVSRYYTRKTWMDAYSDSIYPVQPHGMWDIPEDVRSRVVLPPMARVMPGRRKKIRIPSQGEGTIRRKCSRCGSAGHNKSTCKNNIPLRNVS; translated from the coding sequence ATGCGTTTAGGAGGAGAATCTGAACCCACTCGTCAACATTATTGGAGTCAAATGGGTGAACAAAATCGGTACAATGCAGCCGGtgtaaatgatgaagaagcatATTTGGACAACGGGTTTTCACGAAGTGATTGGAATCCGAAAATTACAGTTGGGCAAATTTTCTCTAGTAAGAAAGCATTGTTGACGGAGTTACGGTTGACGGCATTAAGAGGCCACTTTGAATTTAAGGTGCAATTCTCTTGCACTAAGAGGTTGCTTGTGGTTTGTTGTCAACGTCCATGCCCATGGCGGGTCCGAGCATCGAGAATTGGAGAATACAGCTTCATGATTGTGAGGTGTACAACTGTCCATGAATGTGATTTGAGGTTCGTAAGTGACAAGCATCGTCAAGCAATCGCAGCACTTGTAGCCACTTCACTTAAAAGGAAGTTGAAGGATTCTCGGACAATATACACACCAAGTGACATTATGAGAGATGTGAAACACAACTTTGGTTGCACCATCCATTATTCGAAAGCGTGGAAAGCAAGGGAGTTAGCTCTATTGTCCATTAGAGGATCAGCGGAGGAGGcatattatatccttccagctTATTGCTATGAATTGGAGCGTATGAATCTCGGCACAAAAACACACATCCAAACTGATGAGAACAATCactttgtgtatttatttatggcgGTTGGCGCATGTATTAGAGGGTTCCGTTCTTCCATGCGCCCAGTGATAGCCGTGGATGCCACTCATTTAAAATCCAAGTACAAGGGTGTTATGTTTGTAGCAAATGCATTCGATGGTACTCGAAATATATATCCTCTTGCTTTCGGGATCGGGGATTTGGAGACGGATGCATCATGGCATTGGTTTTTCACTAAACTTCATGAAGCCATTGGTGAGTGTCCCAATCTTGTTATTATTTCTGATCGCAATGTTAGCATAGAGAATGTGTGGAACAAAATTTTTCCAATTGCACAACATGGCATATGCTTTTATCATATGAAGGGGAACATGAAACGCACTTGCAAGTTGAAAAAGCGTGATCACATACTTATGCACTTTGAGCAAGCTGCGAAATCTTATTCCATTGCTGAATTTGATTGTCATTTTCGCAAGATCAAGCGAAAGGAACATGTTGCTCAATATCTTGAAGAGGCAGGGTTACATAAGTGGTCTAGAGCTCACATGGATGGACGCCGCTACAATGTAAtgacaacaaatattgcggAGTCAATCAACTCAGTCCTTAGGTTTGCAAGGATGCTGCCAGTGGTTCATTTGATAGGGGAAATTGTTAATCTCCTTGTGAAATGGTTCACCGAACGTCGTGAGTTGGCTTTGAATTGCACAACAACATTGTGCCCcaattttggagagaagaagtTGAGGAACAGATTGGAGGATGCTGCAAGGATGAATGTGGTTAAAGTAAATAATGCACAGTTTAATGTTTTGGACGGTGATATGGACGGCCTAGTAGATTTGACGAACAACAGTTGTAGTTGTAGAAAGTTTCAGCTTGAGCAGCTACCTTGCAAGCATGTAGTTGCAGTTTGCTGCTTCTTGAAAGTAAATGTATACGCAAAGGTTTCTCGGTATTACACTCGGAAAACCTGGATGGATGCTTATTCGGATAGCATCTACCCGGTACAACCTCACGGAATGTGGGATATTCCTGAAGATGTTCGAAGTCGAGTTGTGCTGCCTCCGATGGCAAGGGTCATGCCAGGCAGACGAAAGAAGATAAGAATTCCCTCGCAAGGAGAGGGCACCATTAGAAGAAAGTGCTCAAGGTGCGGTTCCGCAGGCCACAATAAAAGCACctgtaaaaataatattccatTACGCAATGTATCTTAG
- the LOC109948064 gene encoding DNA repair protein XRCC3 homolog: MTPQNLMLLPLSTPKLSIGCPILDDCLGGGIPCNSITELVGESGSGKTQLCLQLTVQAQLPPSYGGLGGSSVYIFTEFSFPFRRFQQLGNLYYASYPNLIRLEPLEDIYVHGVHDAQQLIHVLGDIEAFIAIDHTRLPAKLIIIDSIATLFRSQYQTTPADLKRRSEMFFNISGTLKGLANKFGLAVVVTNQVVDFIGPHDKVNGVRLGNMESLDTSGRRVSPALGHAWAHCINSRVFLARHEQSIEVNIRNAPSTSICSQTHRTCHLVFAPHLAYASAEFVIRKEGKSEYHINCVI, encoded by the coding sequence ATgacaccccaaaacctcatgctCCTTCCTCTTTCAACCCCTAAATTATCCATTGGATGCCCAATACTAGATGACTGCTTGGGGGGTGGGATACCCTGCAACTCCATAACAGAATTGGTAGGGGAGAGTGGTTCTGGGAAGACGCAGCTTTGTCTCCAACTTACGGTACAAGCTCAGCTCCCACCCTCATATGGCGGACTAGGGGGCTCCTCCGTCTACATATTCACAGAATTCAGCTTCCCATTTCGTCGATTCCAACAACTAGGCAACCTTTATTATGCATCATACCCCAACTTAATAAGGTTGGAGCCATTGGAAGACATATATGTTCATGGTGTTCATGATGCTCAACAACTCATCCATGTCCTTGGAGACATAGAAGCATTTATTGCCATTGATCACACCCGCCTACCTGCGAAACTCATTATCATTGATTCCATTGCTACATTGTTCCGATCACAGTATCAGACAACACCAGCAGATTTGAAACGGCGGTCTGAAATGTTCTTCAACATATCTGGGACATTGAAGGGTTTAGCAAATAAGTTTGGGTTGGCGGTGGTTGTCACCAACCAAGTGGTGGATTTTATTGGGCCACATGATAAAGTGAATGGGGTGAGGTTGGGAAACATGGAGTCCCTGGACACATCAGGCAGACGGGTGAGTCCAGCTTTGGGACATGCTTGGGCACATTGCATAAATTCAAGAGTGTTCTTGGCAAGACATGAGCAATCTATTGAGGTTAACATTCGTAATGCTCCTTCAACAAGTATATGTAGTCAAACACATAGGACATGTCACCTTGTATTTGCCCCACATCTGGCCTATGCATCGGCCGAATTTGTAATTAGAAAAGAAGGTAAGTCGGAGTATCACATTAACTGTGTAATATAG